The following are encoded together in the Streptomyces rapamycinicus NRRL 5491 genome:
- a CDS encoding SHOCT domain-containing protein, with protein MGYPLLNIFLTTMWVFLWILWLFLLFRVLADLFRDDSLNGWAKAGWTVFVLVLPFLGVFVYLVARGRGMGMRETKRAEKAEADFREFMRTTATTGRAAELEHLVELKNHGDLTPEEYERAKAKVLAA; from the coding sequence ATGGGCTACCCACTGCTGAATATATTTCTGACCACGATGTGGGTCTTTCTGTGGATCCTGTGGCTGTTTCTGCTGTTCCGCGTGCTCGCCGATCTCTTCCGCGACGACTCGCTGAACGGATGGGCCAAGGCGGGCTGGACCGTCTTCGTCCTGGTGCTGCCCTTCCTCGGCGTCTTCGTATATCTGGTGGCGCGTGGCCGGGGGATGGGCATGCGCGAGACGAAGCGGGCCGAGAAGGCGGAGGCGGACTTCCGGGAGTTCATGCGGACGACCGCCACCACGGGCCGCGCGGCGGAGCTCGAGCACCTCGTGGAGCTCAAGAACCACGGCGACCTCACGCCCGAGGAGTACGAGCGCGCCAAGGCCAAGGTGCTCGCCGCCTGA
- a CDS encoding alpha/beta fold hydrolase: MPQVHHRFADIQGRRLFYREAGPADAPALVLLHGFPTSSFMFRDLMPRLADGYRLIAPDHLGFGFSDAPGVDDFDYTFDALTDLTAGLLDHLGLDRYALYVQDYGAPIGWRLALRTPEAVTAIVTQNGNAYDEGFVEDFWRPVWAYQEDRSPKNEEAIRQALSLDLIKWQYVTGAPDESLVSPDTWHHDFQQVSRPGNDLVQLQLFRDYATNSPLYPRVHEYFRAHQPPLLAVWGRDDPIFGPDGARAFARDNPKAEVHLQDGGHFLLETGLDEVVPLMRKFLGAHVGAR; this comes from the coding sequence ATGCCACAGGTGCACCACCGGTTCGCGGACATCCAAGGCCGACGGCTGTTCTACCGCGAGGCCGGTCCCGCGGACGCCCCCGCGCTCGTCCTCCTGCACGGCTTCCCCACCAGCTCGTTCATGTTCCGCGACCTCATGCCGCGCCTGGCGGACGGCTACCGTCTGATCGCCCCCGACCACCTCGGCTTCGGCTTCTCCGACGCCCCCGGCGTCGACGACTTCGACTACACCTTCGACGCCCTCACCGACCTCACCGCCGGTCTCCTCGACCACCTCGGCCTCGACCGATACGCCCTCTACGTCCAGGACTACGGCGCGCCCATCGGCTGGCGCCTGGCCCTGCGCACCCCTGAAGCGGTCACCGCCATCGTGACGCAGAACGGCAACGCCTACGACGAGGGCTTCGTCGAGGACTTCTGGCGACCGGTCTGGGCCTATCAGGAGGATCGGAGCCCGAAGAACGAGGAGGCCATCCGCCAGGCCCTCTCCCTGGACCTGATCAAATGGCAGTACGTCACCGGAGCTCCCGACGAGAGCCTGGTCAGCCCCGACACCTGGCACCACGACTTCCAGCAGGTGTCCCGCCCCGGCAACGACCTGGTCCAGCTCCAGCTCTTCCGGGACTACGCCACCAACAGCCCCCTGTACCCCCGGGTGCACGAGTACTTCCGCGCCCACCAGCCGCCCCTGCTCGCCGTATGGGGCCGTGACGACCCCATCTTCGGCCCCGACGGCGCCCGCGCCTTCGCCCGCGACAACCCGAAGGCCGAGGTCCACCTCCAGGACGGCGGTCACTTCCTCCTCGAAACGGGCCTGGACGAGGTGGTCCCCCTGATGCGGAAGTTCCTCGGCGCCCACGTGGGCGCGCGCTGA
- a CDS encoding LacI family DNA-binding transcriptional regulator, which produces MTDTAPGTASRTPTRRYGTRPTMKDVAARAGVGLKTVSRVVNGEPGVTPDTERRVQEAITALGFRRNDSARILRKGRTASIGLVLEDLADPFYGPLSRAVEEVARAHGALLINGSSAEDPEREQELVLALCARRVDGLVIIPAGHDHRYLAPEMAAGVATVFVDRPAGRIDADAVLADSFGGSHDAVAHLIAHGHRRIGFLGDLPGIHTAAERLRGYHAAMSEAGLPVHDAWVSLGPTDPERVRAAATAMLDAAEPVTAIFAGNNRVTVTVVRVLAERPAPPTPVALVGFDDFELADLLSPGITVIAQDSAQLGRTAADLLFRRLDGAGGDPRRLVLPTRLIPRGSGELPPPATS; this is translated from the coding sequence GTGACCGACACCGCCCCGGGCACCGCCAGCCGCACCCCCACACGCCGTTACGGCACCCGCCCCACCATGAAGGACGTAGCCGCACGGGCCGGGGTCGGCCTCAAGACCGTCTCCAGGGTGGTCAACGGCGAGCCGGGCGTCACCCCCGACACCGAGCGCCGCGTCCAGGAGGCCATCACCGCGCTCGGCTTCCGCCGCAACGACAGCGCCCGCATTCTGCGCAAGGGCCGTACGGCCAGCATCGGACTGGTCCTGGAAGATCTGGCCGACCCCTTCTACGGTCCCCTGAGCCGCGCCGTCGAGGAGGTCGCCCGGGCCCATGGCGCGCTGCTGATCAACGGGTCCAGCGCGGAGGACCCCGAGCGGGAGCAGGAGCTGGTGCTCGCGCTGTGCGCACGCCGGGTCGACGGCCTCGTCATCATCCCGGCCGGCCATGACCACCGCTATCTGGCGCCCGAGATGGCGGCCGGAGTCGCCACCGTCTTCGTCGACCGGCCGGCGGGGCGTATCGACGCCGACGCCGTGCTCGCCGACAGCTTCGGCGGTTCCCACGACGCCGTCGCCCATCTGATCGCCCACGGCCACCGCCGGATCGGCTTCCTCGGCGACCTGCCGGGCATCCACACCGCCGCCGAGCGGCTGCGCGGCTACCACGCGGCGATGAGCGAGGCCGGGTTGCCGGTCCATGACGCCTGGGTCTCGCTCGGCCCCACCGATCCGGAGCGGGTCCGGGCGGCGGCCACCGCGATGCTGGACGCCGCCGAGCCGGTCACCGCGATCTTCGCGGGCAACAACCGGGTCACCGTCACGGTCGTACGGGTCCTGGCCGAGCGCCCCGCGCCCCCCACGCCGGTGGCCCTCGTCGGCTTCGACGACTTCGAGCTCGCCGATCTGCTCTCCCCCGGGATCACCGTCATAGCCCAGGACTCGGCCCAGCTCGGCCGCACCGCCGCCGATCTGCTCTTCCGCCGCCTCGACGGCGCGGGCGGGGACCCCCGGCGGCTCGTCCTGCCGACCCGGCTGATCCCGCGCGGCTCGGGCGAACTGCCCCCGCCCGCGACATCCTGA